In the Helicoverpa armigera isolate CAAS_96S chromosome 15, ASM3070526v1, whole genome shotgun sequence genome, one interval contains:
- the LOC110376311 gene encoding glutathione S-transferase 1, with amino-acid sequence MTLKLYKKDPSPPVRAVLMLAELLKLELELYDMDMVNCEHLTPEYMEKNPLHSVPLLEEDDFCLADSHAILTYLVSKYGGEQQATLYPSDLRLRATIDQRLHFDTSILFPAIKSIVKVLICHDTASASDEILVHAAYDTMDRYLQKSKFVAGDNLTVADVSCIASISTLEFMVPIHEKYAKLREWFEMLKEEEWYKKGNEAGLFQVNIFLKKKKDLTGEEKCMKDSDDE; translated from the coding sequence ATGACGCTCaaactatataaaaaagacCCGAGTCCGCCCGTGAGAGCTGTTCTCATGTTAGCTGAACTCCTCAAACTAGAGCTAGAACTATATGACATGGACATGGTCAACTGTGAACATTTGACACCAGAATACATGGAAAAAAATCCTCTACACTCCGTCCCTTTACTAGAAGAAGATGACTTCTGTTTAGCTGACAGCCACGCGATACTAACGTACCTAGTTTCGAAATACGGTGGGGAGCAGCAAGCGACATTGTACCCTAGTGACTTAAGATTAAGAGCGACTATAGATCAGCGACTGCATTTTGATACTTCGATTTTGTTCCCAGCCATCAAGTCTATAGTGAAGGTGCTAATATGCCATGACACGGCCAGTGCTTCAGATGAGATATTAGTTCATGCTGCATATGATACCATGGACAGGTACCTACAGAAGAGCAAGTTTGTCGCAGGAGATAATCTCACAGTCGCTGACGTGTCTTGCATAGCCAGTATTTCGACCTTAGAGTTCATGGTGCCTATTCATGAGAAATATGCCAAGTTAAGAGAATGGTTTGAAATGCTGAAAGAAGAAGAGTGGTACAAAAAAGGCAATGAGGCTGGATTATTTCaggttaatatatttttgaagaaaaagaAAGATTTGACCGGAGAAGAAAAGTGTATGAAAGACAGTGATGATGAGTGA